In Fusarium pseudograminearum CS3096 chromosome 1, whole genome shotgun sequence, one genomic interval encodes:
- the SYN2 gene encoding SYN2: MSYDQYNQNPYQQGPAQESSHGYSQTNPYAQDAPAHGNNQYEMQDYSQQTPAAGSSLSQQEFLNRVQRLRDEIKGLTTDIDHIGVLHSRTLGSTDGSANHELEQYVSQTQIRNTAIKDGIKGLERDLAKTNDSSRTTKNTQLQSLRTFFKSELDKYQSVERDYQQRYRDQIARQYRIVNPDASEEEVQEAANADWGNEGVFQTALRTNRTGHASSVLGNVRARHSELQRIEQTLSELAILYQELATIVEQQEPVVQAAETNAMNTNEHMIKGNEQVEVAKKHAQNRRKLKWWCALVVLLIIIAIAVGVGVGVSVANNNK; this comes from the exons ATGTCCTACGATCAGTACAACCAGAACCCTTACCAGCAGGGCCCGGCTCAGGAAAGCTCTCATGGTTACAGCCAG ACCAACCCATATGCGCAAGATGCGCCAGCCCATGGCAACAATCAATATGAGATGCAAGATTACTCGCAACAAACTCCTGCTGCTGGCTCGAGTCTTTCACAACAGGAATTCCTGAACCGCGTGCAGAGGCTTCGCGATGAGATTAAGGGTCTGACCACCGACATCGATCACATTGGTGTGCTCCATTCGCGAACTCTCGGCAGCACTGATGGGTCCGCAAACCACGAGCTCGAGCAGTATGTCTCTCAGACTCAGATTCGCAACACTGCCATCAAGGATGGGATCAAGGGACTGGAGCGCGATCTTGCAAAGACCAATGACAGCTCTCGCACCACAAAGAACACCCAGTTGCAATCTCTCAGgaccttcttcaagtccgaGCTCGATAAGTACCAGAGCGTCGAGCGCGATTATCAGCAACGATACCGTGATCAGATTGCTCGTCAGTACCGTATCGTCAACCCCGATGCATCCGAGGAAGAGGTTCAAGAAGCCGCCAATGCCGATTGGGGTAACGAGGGTGTCTTCCAAACTGCT CTGCGAACGAACCGCACCGGACATGCCAGCTCTGTGCTTGGTAACGTTCGCGCCCGTCACAGCGAGCTCCAGCGCATTGAGCAGACTCTGTCCGAACTTGCCATCCTCTACCAGGAGCTTGCCACTATTGTTGAGCAGCAGGAGCCCGTTGTTCAGGCCGCCGAAACAAATGCGATGAACACTAACGAGCACATGATTAAAGGTAACGAGCAAGTTGAagttgccaagaagcacGCCCAGAACCGTCGCAAGCTCAAGTGGTGGTGCGCCCTCGTTGTCCTACTTATTATCATCGCCATTGCTGTCGGCGTTGGTGTCGGTGTCAGTGtagccaacaacaacaagtaG